One window from the genome of Candidatus Didemnitutus sp. encodes:
- a CDS encoding class I SAM-dependent rRNA methyltransferase: MLNSLKLKPNAKGRVLEGHPWVFANEVEALLPAEHDGEVVECRDRAGRLLGTGIYNSKSQIVWRRLSRERVGLDEAYLREALTAAIRRRGADLLRPYMRLVWSESDGLPGVVADQFGEAIVLQIQTLAMDKRAALIGDLLAELTGAKEIIFRNDSNLRRLEGLAMETHTRSGAAWEPRWATIDGFDYWLDLQSGQKTGFYLDQRLQHSAVAKYAAGKRVLDAFCNQGSFALHAARAGAARVLGLDSAFDAIGQAKKNAERNGVTAEFVGANVFDWFTAQREAAPAWDLIVLDPPPFAKSKSALENALRGYKELNLRAMKALTPGGVLATYTCSHHMHDTELRQVLAQAANDAKRRVHVLEWCHQPPDHPVLATMPESEYLRGYILRVE, encoded by the coding sequence GTGCTCAACTCGCTCAAACTGAAACCGAACGCCAAGGGGCGCGTGCTCGAGGGACATCCGTGGGTGTTCGCGAACGAAGTCGAGGCGCTGTTGCCGGCGGAACACGACGGCGAGGTCGTCGAGTGCCGCGATCGCGCGGGACGGTTGCTCGGCACGGGCATCTATAATTCGAAATCGCAGATCGTCTGGCGGCGGCTCAGCCGCGAGCGCGTGGGGTTGGACGAGGCGTATCTGCGCGAGGCGCTGACGGCGGCGATCCGCCGTAGGGGCGCAGACTTGCTGCGCCCCTACATGCGCTTGGTCTGGTCGGAGTCGGACGGCCTGCCCGGTGTCGTGGCCGACCAGTTCGGCGAGGCGATCGTGCTGCAGATCCAGACGCTCGCGATGGACAAGCGCGCGGCGTTGATCGGCGACCTGTTGGCGGAGTTGACCGGCGCGAAGGAGATCATTTTCCGCAACGACTCGAACCTGCGCCGCCTCGAAGGTCTGGCGATGGAGACGCACACACGCAGCGGCGCGGCGTGGGAGCCGCGCTGGGCGACGATCGACGGTTTCGATTATTGGCTCGATCTGCAGAGCGGACAGAAAACGGGATTCTACCTCGATCAGCGGTTGCAGCATTCGGCGGTGGCGAAATACGCCGCGGGCAAGCGCGTGCTCGATGCGTTCTGCAACCAAGGCTCGTTCGCGCTGCACGCGGCGCGTGCCGGCGCGGCGCGCGTGCTCGGGCTCGACAGTGCGTTTGATGCGATCGGTCAGGCGAAGAAAAACGCGGAGCGCAACGGCGTGACCGCGGAGTTCGTCGGCGCGAATGTTTTCGACTGGTTCACGGCGCAGCGCGAGGCGGCGCCGGCGTGGGACCTGATCGTGCTCGATCCCCCGCCGTTCGCGAAATCGAAGAGCGCGCTCGAGAATGCGCTGCGCGGCTACAAGGAACTCAATTTGCGCGCCATGAAGGCGCTGACGCCCGGCGGCGTGCTCGCCACCTACACGTGCTCGCACCACATGCATGACACGGAGTTGCGGCAGGTGCTGGCGCAGGCGGCGAACGACGCGAAGCGTCGCGTGCATGTGCTCGAATGGTGTCACCAGCCGCCGGACCATCCGGTGCTGGCGACGATGCCGGAGAGCGAATACCTGCGCGGGTATATTTTGCGCGTGGAGTGA
- a CDS encoding peptide chain release factor 3: MSPAQEIARRRTFAIISHPDAGKTTLTEKFLLYGNAIHLAGAVKDRKNQRATASDWMELEKQRGISISSTVLQFDFAGCAVNLLDTPGHKDFSEDTYRVLTAVDAALMVIDAAKGVETQTRKLFEVCRRRGVPIFTFMNKCDRPTRNPLELLDELESVLGLQSSPVIWPLGNGPSFKGVFDRRTRQVHLFERVPGGAFQAPVNVTSLNDPAVRAKLDDDTYAAVTEQLEMLDGAGHPFDLAAVQAGQQTPVYFGSAVNNFGIELLLNGFLKDSVPPAPRRAMTVSGVGLEEIAKAASEPKTEENSRVIPVDYPKFSGFIFKIQANMDPKHRDRIAFLRVCTGKFERDMVVTHQRTGKQVRLSSSHKLFGQERETVDEAWPGDVIGIVGHDAFGIGDTLTEDRTILFNEIPRFPPEVFTYISNPTAGDAKKYRAGLEQLLQEGVVQSFTAKNAPPGATLLAAVGPLQFEVVQWRLQSEYNAESRLSPTPWTVLKWVVIPETMRGPKGFDSSRIVVATGVSFGADKFENPVVLFPNDWTARYFVEKNPELKLLDLPPEQGA; the protein is encoded by the coding sequence ATGTCGCCCGCCCAAGAAATCGCCCGCCGCCGCACCTTCGCGATCATCTCGCACCCCGACGCGGGCAAGACGACGCTGACCGAGAAATTCCTCCTCTACGGCAACGCCATCCACCTCGCCGGCGCTGTGAAGGACCGCAAGAACCAGCGCGCCACCGCCTCCGACTGGATGGAACTCGAGAAGCAGCGCGGCATCTCGATCAGCTCGACCGTCCTCCAGTTCGATTTCGCCGGCTGCGCCGTCAACCTCCTCGACACGCCCGGCCACAAGGACTTCTCCGAAGACACCTACCGCGTCCTCACCGCCGTGGACGCCGCGCTCATGGTCATCGACGCCGCCAAGGGCGTGGAAACGCAGACGCGCAAGCTCTTCGAAGTCTGCCGCCGCCGCGGCGTGCCGATCTTCACCTTCATGAACAAGTGCGACCGGCCGACGCGCAACCCGCTCGAGCTGCTCGACGAACTCGAGAGCGTCCTCGGTCTCCAATCGTCGCCCGTCATCTGGCCGCTCGGCAACGGCCCGTCGTTCAAAGGCGTGTTCGACCGCCGCACGCGGCAGGTGCACCTCTTCGAGCGCGTGCCCGGCGGCGCGTTCCAGGCGCCGGTCAACGTCACCTCGCTCAACGACCCCGCCGTCCGCGCCAAGCTCGACGACGACACCTACGCCGCCGTCACCGAACAGCTCGAGATGCTCGACGGTGCCGGCCACCCCTTCGACCTCGCCGCCGTCCAGGCCGGCCAGCAGACGCCCGTCTACTTCGGCAGCGCCGTGAACAATTTCGGCATCGAACTCCTCCTGAACGGATTCCTCAAAGACTCCGTCCCGCCCGCGCCGCGTCGCGCGATGACCGTGAGCGGCGTCGGACTCGAAGAGATCGCCAAAGCCGCGTCCGAACCGAAAACGGAAGAGAACTCGCGCGTCATCCCCGTCGATTATCCGAAGTTCTCCGGCTTCATCTTCAAGATTCAGGCGAACATGGACCCGAAGCACCGCGACCGCATCGCGTTCCTGCGCGTGTGCACCGGGAAGTTCGAGCGCGACATGGTCGTCACGCACCAGCGCACCGGCAAACAAGTCCGCCTCTCCTCCTCGCACAAGCTCTTCGGCCAGGAGCGCGAGACCGTCGACGAAGCTTGGCCGGGCGACGTCATCGGCATCGTCGGCCACGACGCCTTCGGCATCGGTGACACGCTGACCGAGGACCGCACGATTCTCTTCAACGAAATCCCGCGCTTCCCGCCCGAGGTCTTCACCTACATCTCGAACCCGACCGCCGGCGACGCTAAGAAATACCGCGCCGGCCTCGAGCAACTTCTCCAGGAAGGCGTCGTCCAATCCTTCACCGCGAAAAACGCGCCCCCCGGCGCCACGCTCCTCGCCGCCGTCGGCCCGCTGCAATTCGAAGTCGTGCAATGGCGCCTCCAGAGCGAATACAACGCCGAGTCGCGCCTCTCGCCGACGCCGTGGACCGTCCTCAAATGGGTCGTGATCCCCGAAACGATGCGCGGCCCGAAAGGCTTCGACAGCTCGCGCATCGTCGTCGCCACCGGCGTCAGCTTCGGCGCCGACAAATTCGAGAATCCCGTCGTCCTTTTCCCGAACGACTGGACCGCGCGCTACTTCGTCGAGAAAAACCCCGAGTTGAAGTTGCTCGATTTGCCGCCCGAACAGGGCGCGTAG
- a CDS encoding flagellin has translation MGTAATPTFSDNFADLSNWPTQIGSPSVAANVLSLGNSAGIGSSQSFSGALEVSFTVQLSGAGSQVQLGYLGGGVASDLSYGALINDTSAHSVRIVFDGSGSASTYLDGSGSVAQTMSGLTDNTGLVLQNTSGGTGKVSNFAVTTGASTASETSTVATATDLGTLDLADVTDAIQQVATLRATNGSEQSRFQFADEVLRVNKANIEAANSRLSDVDVAEESTTLARYNILVQSGTAMLSQANQSAQMALKLLG, from the coding sequence ATGGGCACCGCCGCAACTCCGACCTTTTCGGACAATTTCGCCGACCTGAGCAACTGGCCCACCCAAATAGGATCGCCCTCGGTCGCCGCTAATGTGCTGTCGCTCGGCAACAGTGCAGGCATCGGCTCGTCGCAGAGCTTCAGCGGCGCCCTCGAAGTCTCCTTCACCGTCCAACTCAGTGGAGCCGGGTCGCAGGTTCAGCTCGGTTATCTCGGCGGCGGCGTGGCGAGCGATCTGAGCTACGGCGCCCTCATCAACGACACTTCTGCGCACTCGGTCCGCATCGTGTTCGACGGTTCCGGCAGCGCCTCCACTTATCTCGACGGCTCAGGCTCGGTCGCGCAAACCATGTCCGGCCTGACCGACAATACCGGCCTCGTCCTGCAAAACACCTCCGGCGGCACCGGCAAGGTCAGCAATTTCGCCGTCACGACCGGCGCCAGCACGGCGAGCGAGACCTCCACCGTGGCGACCGCGACCGATCTCGGCACGCTCGACCTCGCGGACGTCACCGACGCGATCCAGCAGGTCGCCACGCTCCGCGCCACCAACGGTTCGGAGCAGTCGCGCTTCCAATTCGCCGACGAGGTCCTGCGCGTCAATAAAGCCAACATCGAGGCCGCCAACAGCCGCCTCAGCGACGTCGACGTCGCCGAGGAATCCACAACGCTCGCCCGCTACAATATTCTGGTGCAGTCCGGCACGGCCATGCTGTCGCAAGCCAACCAGTCCGCGCAGATGGCGCTGAAGTTGCTCGGCTAA
- a CDS encoding TonB-dependent receptor plug domain-containing protein, translating into MKNTLTASRALLAAALAAPVFAQTSVPTVPPTEETFVLSPFEVSTRAPGRYQADESASGGRIRTSVMDTPATVAVLPRDFIEDVGALRVLDAAKYVAGVSEATIPNALDRVNIRGFQSDGRRVDGFSWTDQANYDTAGIERMEVIKGPDALLQPTGVPGGTINLVTKRPQFHHADSITVQAGQYDANRVELDSTGPLGQAQNFAYRLVTAYHDSDGYVARTSRKSFFLAPSLTWRIARNAQLTLRYEYYNFKSSNLEGIPVDPSIGTNTGFKVLPGLPLDFSPALSDDYSYRHIESHTGTMLFTSTITDNLSVRVAARVSEDNTPDTGYVWGPNTQGGSRNPLTGLWEGGLIYATTAPYATTAAPALSTTYNHTGTSSDQHLRYRDFQNDWVYLAKASWVDSTTMAGFAYGFEHQNQDSRNWTAQPFSITNFVVNTTAPTPAASLSSARRRELERTQFYLTEKAEFLQKRIIASAGVANLSYSGYFGSKVSTAAQTGIAGRMYPGSGNETTFNYGVVAKPLPNISLYFGHSESAVPTTNFQSVADRLALDGRDISFSVGKQDEFGVKAQFLENRLTFSVAHYKINQTNYSIANPANLTSPPPTTLLPALLVDRIAKGWEYQIFASLTKNLSFVANYNDSTNRDPNGVPFRGAAEKSASAFIHYRFKGGTLDGLAAGLGANYLGKRAGDQASGLTSASTDTVIIPNQPSFYLPARTLTDANLSYTRGKVTYRLAVNNLFDKVDYAASQTRFLVYIGNPRSVTGSVTWKF; encoded by the coding sequence ATGAAGAATACCCTCACCGCCTCACGCGCGCTCCTCGCCGCTGCATTGGCTGCCCCTGTGTTCGCGCAAACGAGCGTGCCCACCGTCCCCCCGACCGAAGAGACATTCGTGCTCTCGCCGTTCGAGGTTTCCACACGGGCGCCCGGCCGCTACCAGGCCGACGAGTCCGCCTCCGGCGGCCGTATTCGCACCAGCGTCATGGACACGCCCGCCACCGTCGCCGTGCTCCCGCGCGACTTCATCGAAGACGTCGGCGCGCTCCGCGTGCTCGACGCCGCCAAATACGTCGCCGGCGTTTCCGAAGCCACCATCCCCAACGCGCTCGATCGTGTGAACATCCGCGGCTTCCAATCCGACGGCCGCCGCGTCGACGGCTTTTCATGGACCGACCAGGCCAACTACGACACCGCTGGCATCGAGCGCATGGAAGTCATCAAAGGCCCCGACGCGCTCCTCCAACCGACCGGCGTCCCCGGCGGCACGATCAACCTCGTCACGAAGCGCCCGCAATTCCACCACGCCGACTCGATCACCGTGCAGGCCGGACAATACGATGCGAACCGGGTCGAACTCGATTCCACCGGGCCGCTCGGCCAGGCCCAGAATTTCGCCTATCGCTTGGTGACGGCCTATCATGACAGCGACGGCTACGTCGCGCGCACATCCCGGAAATCGTTTTTCCTCGCGCCGTCCCTCACCTGGCGCATCGCCAGAAATGCGCAGCTCACCCTCCGCTACGAATACTACAACTTCAAGTCGTCCAACCTCGAGGGCATCCCCGTCGATCCCTCCATCGGCACCAACACCGGCTTCAAGGTCCTGCCCGGCCTTCCGCTCGATTTCTCTCCCGCCTTGTCGGACGACTACTCCTACCGGCACATCGAATCCCACACCGGCACGATGCTGTTCACCTCGACCATCACCGACAATCTCTCCGTCCGCGTCGCCGCTCGTGTTTCCGAAGACAACACGCCTGACACCGGCTACGTCTGGGGACCGAACACGCAAGGCGGCAGTCGCAACCCGCTCACCGGTCTGTGGGAAGGCGGCCTGATCTACGCCACCACCGCGCCTTACGCCACCACCGCAGCGCCCGCCCTCAGCACCACCTACAACCACACCGGCACCAGCTCCGACCAGCATCTCCGCTATCGCGATTTCCAAAACGACTGGGTCTACCTCGCCAAAGCCAGCTGGGTCGACAGCACCACGATGGCCGGCTTCGCCTACGGCTTCGAGCACCAGAATCAGGACTCCCGCAACTGGACGGCCCAGCCCTTCAGCATCACGAACTTCGTCGTCAATACCACCGCACCCACGCCCGCCGCATCCCTCAGCAGCGCGCGCCGCCGCGAACTCGAACGCACCCAGTTCTATCTGACCGAGAAGGCCGAGTTTCTCCAAAAGCGGATCATCGCCTCCGCCGGCGTCGCGAATCTTTCCTACAGCGGCTATTTCGGCTCCAAAGTCTCGACCGCCGCCCAAACGGGCATCGCGGGTCGCATGTATCCGGGCTCCGGCAACGAAACCACGTTCAACTACGGCGTCGTCGCCAAACCGCTCCCGAACATCTCCCTCTATTTCGGCCATTCGGAGAGCGCCGTTCCCACCACCAACTTCCAATCCGTCGCCGATCGCCTCGCGCTCGACGGCCGCGACATCAGCTTCTCCGTCGGCAAGCAGGACGAATTCGGCGTCAAAGCCCAGTTCCTCGAAAACCGCCTCACCTTCTCGGTCGCCCACTACAAGATCAACCAGACGAACTACTCCATCGCCAATCCCGCCAACCTCACCAGCCCACCGCCCACCACTCTCCTCCCGGCTCTGCTCGTCGACCGCATCGCCAAGGGCTGGGAATACCAGATCTTCGCCAGCCTCACGAAAAATCTGTCGTTCGTCGCCAACTACAACGACAGCACCAATCGCGACCCCAACGGCGTCCCCTTCCGCGGCGCCGCCGAGAAATCCGCCTCCGCCTTCATCCACTACCGTTTCAAGGGCGGCACGCTCGACGGCCTCGCCGCCGGCCTCGGCGCCAACTACCTCGGCAAACGCGCCGGCGACCAAGCCTCCGGACTCACTTCCGCCTCCACCGACACCGTCATCATTCCCAACCAGCCCTCCTTCTACCTGCCCGCGCGCACTCTGACCGACGCCAACCTCAGTTACACCCGCGGCAAGGTCACCTACCGCCTCGCGGTGAACAACCTCTTCGACAAGGTAGACTACGCCGCCAGCCAGACCCGCTTCCTCGTCTACATCGGCAATCCGCGCAGCGTCACCGGCTCTGTGACCTGGAAATTCTAG
- a CDS encoding MFS transporter — translation MSHAPIPLRSTPRAAWGLLALLGLIFALFAGDRAILGILKTTLATELGLSNSGYSLLVTAFMVPYTAMYFFVGGAIDRFGAGRLLLLCTLGMSAATVLAGTAHGLGQLFASRLLLGLAEAGVVPAITLAIFTWFPSARRAVAYSLANTVQQTAYILSPPFVAFVALTLGWRWSFLIPGLAGFTIALAWWLGQRAAGTPPPPEAEAGPTTADHLGLLGRLRQLWALPAVRILILARIISDPFWFFFQYWQTPFLQERVGLSLARVGQLTWIPPLIYMGAALLLSTFSDRLVARGWPAPRARLMLILAATALAPAAFALPLVRGEFPALALVTAVWVMCATWLNMSSVFMGALVPRHSLASAIAIMSALGGCTSIAFNAVVGTIIDRFGYDVPFYFGACLHPLAAGLLAWHFRRAARARPVTA, via the coding sequence ATGTCGCACGCGCCCATTCCCCTCCGCTCCACTCCCCGCGCCGCGTGGGGCCTCCTCGCGCTGCTCGGCCTCATCTTCGCGCTCTTCGCCGGCGACCGCGCCATCCTCGGCATCCTCAAGACCACGCTCGCCACCGAGCTCGGCCTCTCGAACTCCGGTTACTCGCTCCTCGTGACCGCGTTCATGGTGCCCTACACGGCGATGTATTTCTTCGTCGGCGGCGCTATCGACCGCTTCGGCGCCGGCCGCCTGCTGCTCCTCTGCACGCTCGGCATGTCCGCCGCCACCGTGCTCGCCGGCACCGCCCACGGCCTCGGGCAACTCTTCGCGTCCCGCCTCCTGCTCGGTCTTGCCGAGGCCGGCGTCGTGCCCGCCATCACACTCGCCATCTTCACTTGGTTCCCCTCCGCCCGCCGCGCCGTCGCCTACTCGCTGGCCAACACCGTTCAGCAGACCGCCTACATTCTCAGCCCGCCGTTCGTCGCCTTCGTCGCCCTCACGCTCGGCTGGCGCTGGTCGTTCCTCATCCCCGGTCTCGCCGGTTTCACCATCGCGCTCGCCTGGTGGCTCGGTCAACGCGCCGCCGGCACACCGCCGCCGCCCGAAGCCGAAGCCGGTCCCACGACCGCGGACCATCTCGGTCTCCTCGGACGGTTGCGGCAACTCTGGGCCCTGCCCGCCGTGCGCATCCTCATCCTCGCCCGCATCATCTCGGACCCGTTCTGGTTCTTTTTCCAATACTGGCAGACCCCCTTTCTTCAGGAACGTGTCGGCCTCAGCCTCGCCCGCGTCGGCCAGCTTACTTGGATTCCGCCCCTGATCTACATGGGCGCGGCCCTGTTGCTCAGCACATTCTCCGACCGGCTCGTCGCCCGCGGCTGGCCCGCGCCGCGCGCGCGTCTGATGCTTATTCTCGCGGCCACTGCCCTCGCCCCGGCGGCCTTCGCCCTGCCGCTCGTCCGCGGTGAGTTCCCCGCCCTCGCCCTCGTCACCGCCGTCTGGGTCATGTGCGCCACGTGGCTCAACATGAGTTCCGTCTTCATGGGTGCGCTCGTGCCGCGCCACTCGCTTGCCTCCGCCATCGCCATCATGAGCGCACTGGGCGGCTGCACCTCGATCGCCTTCAACGCCGTCGTCGGCACGATCATCGACCGCTTCGGCTACGACGTGCCTTTCTACTTCGGTGCCTGCCTCCACCCGCTCGCCGCCGGCCTGCTTGCCTGGCATTTCCGGCGCGCCGCACGGGCGCGCCCCGTCACCGCCTGA
- a CDS encoding glycoside hydrolase family 28 protein has product MFARLLLPTLLSVSIAFASTENATLPSESPPSPAATARTWSPRDFGAVADGQTLDTAAIQGAIDAAHAAGGGLVTLGAGTYLSGSLRLLSGVTLHLDAGATLLGSPHIADYRRGNWPALILARDQDNVAITGTGVIDGQGTAVAADTIRLYESGDHLAFFPGLKEGERVFTGIGTDQQPWIDPHAMQRAGTLAARVAPRSREDVATWRVDEFVRPQLLEFWQCRGVRVSGITLRHAANWVQTYRECDDVTIRGVRVESVTYWNNDGLDLVNSRRVLIEDCDIDAADDGICLKSDPSPTGQLCEDITVRRCRIRSSASAFKLGTASHHGFRRIRVEDLAIHDTYRSAVALETVDGGVLEDICISRIQARHTGNALFLRIGQRNTAKAPGTLRHVVIEDLDVDVPATKPDAGYPHEGPPLKLPVNVIPSSIAGLPDRPVEDVVLRNIVIRYAGGGDPTRAAVPLDALGTVPEKRENYPEFSVFGELPAWGLYVRHARGVRLENVRLIQTAADYRPALVADRSADLTFVGGSITAVSHEPPAIVLAGATATGLDSLALPAAAREKIRTLPAPAAGPTP; this is encoded by the coding sequence ATGTTCGCGCGTCTTCTCCTGCCCACCCTGCTTTCAGTTTCGATCGCGTTCGCCAGCACGGAAAACGCCACGCTCCCCTCCGAGTCGCCGCCTTCCCCCGCGGCAACCGCCCGCACTTGGTCGCCGCGCGACTTCGGCGCCGTCGCCGACGGCCAGACGCTCGACACCGCGGCGATCCAAGGCGCCATCGACGCCGCCCACGCCGCCGGTGGCGGCCTCGTCACGCTCGGCGCCGGCACCTATCTCTCCGGCTCGCTCCGTCTTCTCTCCGGCGTCACGCTCCACCTCGACGCCGGCGCCACCCTGCTCGGCAGCCCGCACATCGCTGACTACCGCCGCGGCAACTGGCCCGCGCTCATCCTCGCCCGCGATCAGGACAACGTCGCCATCACCGGCACCGGCGTCATCGACGGCCAGGGCACCGCCGTCGCCGCCGATACCATTCGCCTCTACGAATCCGGCGACCACCTCGCGTTCTTCCCCGGCCTCAAGGAGGGCGAGCGCGTCTTCACCGGCATCGGCACCGACCAGCAACCTTGGATCGACCCGCACGCGATGCAACGCGCCGGCACGCTCGCCGCCCGCGTCGCCCCGCGCAGCCGCGAGGATGTCGCCACCTGGCGCGTCGACGAGTTCGTCCGCCCGCAACTCCTCGAATTCTGGCAATGTCGCGGCGTGCGCGTCTCCGGCATCACGCTCCGACACGCCGCCAACTGGGTCCAAACTTATCGCGAATGCGACGACGTCACCATCCGCGGCGTCCGCGTCGAAAGCGTCACTTACTGGAACAACGACGGCCTCGATCTCGTGAACTCCCGCCGCGTCCTCATCGAGGACTGCGACATCGACGCCGCCGACGACGGCATCTGCCTTAAGTCCGACCCGTCGCCCACCGGCCAGCTCTGCGAGGACATCACCGTCCGCCGTTGCCGCATCCGCAGCAGCGCCAGCGCGTTCAAGCTCGGCACCGCGTCCCACCACGGTTTCCGGCGGATTCGCGTCGAGGATCTCGCGATCCACGACACTTATCGCTCCGCCGTCGCGCTCGAGACGGTCGACGGCGGTGTGCTCGAAGACATCTGCATTTCCCGCATCCAGGCGCGCCACACCGGCAACGCTCTGTTTCTCCGCATCGGCCAACGCAACACTGCCAAAGCTCCTGGCACTCTCCGCCACGTCGTGATCGAAGACCTCGACGTCGACGTCCCTGCTACGAAACCCGACGCCGGCTACCCGCACGAAGGCCCGCCGCTCAAACTCCCGGTCAACGTCATCCCCTCGTCCATCGCCGGCCTGCCCGATCGCCCGGTGGAAGACGTCGTCCTCCGCAACATTGTCATCCGCTACGCCGGCGGCGGCGATCCGACCCGCGCCGCGGTCCCGCTCGACGCCCTCGGCACCGTGCCGGAAAAACGCGAGAACTACCCCGAGTTCTCCGTGTTCGGCGAACTACCCGCCTGGGGCCTCTACGTCCGTCACGCCCGCGGCGTCCGCCTGGAAAACGTCCGCCTCATCCAAACCGCGGCCGATTATCGCCCCGCCCTCGTCGCCGACCGCTCAGCCGACCTCACGTTCGTCGGCGGCAGTATCACCGCCGTTTCCCACGAGCCGCCCGCCATCGTGCTCGCCGGCGCCACCGCAACCGGCCTCGACTCGCTCGCACTCCCCGCCGCAGCACGCGAAAAAATCCGCACGCTGCCCGCACCTGCAGCCGGCCCGACGCCATGA
- a CDS encoding LacI family DNA-binding transcriptional regulator, with product MSAVTLADVARAAGVHKATAARALNEDPRITSETKARVKAAAEKLGYRVNHLLAAWMSTRRRGVPVASATIAYVTGHPTRYGWRPPHSDLPDFFPGAKARAEAAGFKLEDFWLREPGMTPARFVRILRARGIQGVLIGRMPGWETTLMEYDWSGFSVAALGISLKAPLFHRVRENHFQTTSLAAVRCFERGYRRIGLAFDRADDIGRMNDMWVGGFLSEQVKWPRTCYRVPPLLSPTSNRASFERWLKRHRPDVVLVSQADPVRGWLAAARLHVPGDVGLVDLRCYDPAAGISGVHYDIARTGAVGVETLIALLHRQEHGVPPRPQEVLLEGEWVEGTTLRPAKA from the coding sequence ATGTCCGCCGTCACCCTCGCCGATGTTGCCCGCGCCGCTGGCGTCCACAAGGCGACGGCAGCGCGTGCGCTCAACGAGGACCCGCGGATTACGTCGGAGACGAAAGCTCGGGTGAAGGCGGCGGCGGAGAAGCTGGGCTATCGGGTGAATCATCTGCTCGCGGCGTGGATGAGCACGCGGCGGCGCGGCGTGCCGGTGGCGAGCGCGACGATCGCCTATGTGACGGGGCATCCGACGCGCTACGGTTGGCGCCCGCCGCACTCGGACCTGCCGGATTTTTTTCCCGGCGCCAAAGCGCGCGCGGAAGCGGCGGGTTTCAAGCTCGAGGATTTCTGGCTCCGGGAGCCGGGGATGACGCCGGCGAGATTTGTGCGCATCTTGCGGGCGCGCGGCATCCAAGGCGTGCTGATCGGTCGGATGCCCGGCTGGGAGACGACGCTGATGGAATACGATTGGAGCGGCTTCTCGGTCGCGGCGCTCGGAATCTCGCTGAAGGCGCCGCTGTTTCACCGCGTGCGGGAAAATCATTTTCAGACGACGAGTCTTGCGGCGGTCCGGTGTTTCGAGCGCGGCTATCGGCGCATCGGACTGGCTTTCGACCGGGCGGACGACATCGGCCGGATGAACGACATGTGGGTGGGTGGTTTTCTCAGTGAGCAGGTGAAGTGGCCGCGGACCTGTTACCGCGTGCCGCCGCTGCTGAGTCCCACGTCGAATCGCGCCAGCTTCGAACGCTGGTTGAAGCGGCATCGGCCGGACGTGGTTCTGGTGAGTCAGGCCGATCCGGTGCGGGGCTGGCTCGCGGCGGCGCGACTGCACGTGCCCGGCGACGTCGGCTTGGTCGACCTGCGCTGCTACGATCCGGCGGCCGGTATCTCGGGGGTGCATTACGATATCGCGCGCACGGGCGCGGTCGGGGTGGAGACGTTGATCGCCTTGCTGCACCGGCAGGAGCACGGGGTGCCGCCGCGTCCGCAGGAGGTGCTGCTCGAAGGCGAGTGGGTCGAGGGCACAACGCTGCGTCCGGCGAAAGCGTAA